Genomic DNA from Nevskia ramosa DSM 11499:
GTCGAGCGTGGCGAAGCTGGTGCCGGCGTAGTTCGCCTCGTAACCGAGCACGCGATCGAGTTCCAGCGGATGGCCGACCGATTCGTGGATGGTCAGCCAGAGATGCGAAGGATCGAGCACCAGATCGTATTTGCCCGGCTTCACCGAACGCGCGGTCAGCTTGGCGCGCGCCTGCTTGGCGCCGGCGATCGCGTCCTCGACCATGTCGTACGAGCTTGAATAGCCGATCACGCCACCCGGCAGTTTCAGCTTGCCGGAAGGCTTGGCATCCAGGTACTCGTAGCCCATGCCCATCGGTGCCGACATCTCGCTGCGCGTGCGGAACTTGCCGCTCTTCTTGTCGATCGCGGTGACCTGCATCGGCGTCCAGATGCGGTGGATGTCCTGGTCGACATAGGAGTTGTCGGTGGACGCGAAATACTTCTGCTCGTTGACCAGGAACATCATCGAGTTGATGTAGTCGGCGCCGGCCTTCAGCGCGGCGTTGTTGACCGCCAGCAGCAGCTCGACCTTGTCCTTGATCGGTACTTCCATCGCATTCTTCTTGATCGGCGTCGCCCAGGACACCTCACCGAGGCCCTTGGTCGGCGCCAGCTGCACCGGCGCAGTCTGGAACTTGGAGTTGGCCTTGGCGATCGCGGCAGCCTGCTGAGCGGCCTTGGCAACTGCGTCTGGGGACAAGTCGCTGGTCGCCGCGAAGCCCCAAGTGCCGTTGACGATCACCCGGATGCCGATGCCGGTCGATTCGGTATTGACCACGTTCTCGACCCGTGTCTCGCGGGTGATCACGAACTGGCGCAGATAGCGGCCGATGCGGGCATCGGCATAGGTCGCACCGGCCTTGGTCGCGGCATTCAGCGCGGTATCGGCGAGCGTCTTGCGCATCGCCTTGTCGGCCTGGGTCGCCAGTACCTCGGCGGCCACTGCATTGCCGTAGATCGGCAGCATCAGCGCGCCAACGCTGGTGCTGGTTCGTTTCAGGAAGTCGCGTCTATCCATCGGGTGGCCATCTCCGGGCTGCATGCGGGAGCAAGCGCAGGACCCGCCGAGACGTAAAATCCGGCCGATCGCAGACTCGCGTTAATCGCTAGGACAGCGCAGCCCGCCAATAGGTTTGAATCCCGATCAGTTGGACCACGCTAATGGCCACAACACGAGCATGAATCGGGCCGGATTCGGCCGATTCGGGGTCGGCAGGAACGATCAGACGTAGCGATCGATCAAGCCGCGATGACGGGCCACCGCTGCGACCAAGCGGTCATGTCCCGGGATCGGCTCGTCCGGCAACCTGCCGGGAGCACCCGACCAGGATGACGTTCCGGGGCGGCCCTGCCCGCCCGCTTCCCGCTCCTGAGACTGGAACTGCGCCGAGCCGCCGATCTCCGCCTGACCCAGTTGCAGCCCATCCGCAGCCATGCGTTCGCGCAGTTGCGGCAGGCTGGCTTCGAGCGCCGCGCGGGCGGCGGGATGATCGGCGCCGAACCAGACGCTGGCCGTCTGCTGCTCGACTCTGATGCGGACATCGATGCTGCCGAGTTCGCGCGGATGCAGTTGCAGACGTGCTTCCTGCACGCCGGCTTCGCTCAGCCAGCGCAGGCGTTCGCCAAGACGCACTGCAGCGTCCAGACCATCGAGCGCCAGCGGCTCGCCATAGGCATCCAGCGCCGTGCCCGGTGCGGCGGCCAGCAGGCTCGAAGCTGCGTCGCTGCTGCTGGTCGGGGTGACGCTGATCGCTTGTGGCGCGCGCTCGGCGGTGACGGCGGTGACCGGCACGATCGGCAGGTCGGCCTTGATGACCAGTGCGTCCAGTGCGCTGTCGAGGCTGGTGTTCTGGGCCGTCGTCAACACGGTTTCGGCGCTTGGCGTCGCCGCATCGAGCCCCGCGCCAATAGCGGCAGCGAAAGCGGTGGCTTCATCACTGCTCGTCGGCAAGGCCGGCACCTCGGCAATCGGCTGCGATGGCCGACCGCTTCCAGCCGCGCTTGCCAGCACCGCCAGCGCAGCATCGCTGCCATCGGCAGCGTCTGACTGAGCATCGCCGAGCGTGCTGACCGGCGGCGGCACACGCAGCGCCTGCAGCCAGGCCGGCAAGGCCGGTGCGGCGTCGGCTGGCACGGCCGTGCCGGCCTCATCACGATCGTCATCGCTGTTCTTGTCTTCCTCCGCGGCCTTGGCTTCCTTGCTCGCAGCGGCTTTCGAAGCGGCCGGGCCAGCGCCCAGCAGATCGGCGAATGGCGAGCCCTTGTCCTTCGGCTCGGTCGCGGCATCGCCGCGCGCGGTCGCCCGCGATCCGCCGATCGAGGAAGTCGACAGCATGGCCGACAGGCCGGCGCTCACGAGCGCTGGCTCGCGGCGAAGTGGCGAACCGTCGCGAATTCGTCCATCTCGCGCTGGCTGGCCTTTTCCTCGGTCCGGCGAACTTCGAGATCGCCTTGCTGCTGCAGGTGCTCGGTGATGCGCAACTCGCGGCGCATCGCCAGCCAGCGTTCGTTGGCCTGTGCGACCCGGCCCTGCTCGGCGTCGATGGCCGCCTGCTGCGCATTCAGCGCTTCGACCAGCTTGCCGCAGAACTGCCGCTGGTTCTCCAGCAGCATCGGCGTCGGCCGAACGGGCAAGCGGCTCTGATAGTCCTCCAGGTAGTGCTGCAGCTCGCCGTGCAGCGCTTGCTGCTCGGCCAGCCGGGCCTGGGCCTTGGCCAGCAGGGCCTTGGCATCGTCCTCGTTGCGCTCGGCGACGAGGTTCAGCAATTCCAGACGAACCTGAGAGAGCGCCATGACTTACTTCACCTCGGGGAACAGGTTCTGCAACGCCGCGTGGGACGCCGGAAACATCGACGGCTCATGCACGTCCTGACGCAGGAAGGCTTCGATGCGCGGCCACATCGCCATTGCCGCGTCGACCTTGGGATCGGTGCCCGGCTTGTAGGCGCCGATGTTGATCAGGTCGCGATTGCGCTGGTAGGTCGACACCGTCTGCTTGAAGGCGCGGACCCGCCGCTGATGATCGAGCGGCGTCACTTCGTTGGCGACGCGGGAGATCGAGGCTTCGATGTCGAGCGCCGGGTAGATGCCGGCGTCGGCGATCGCGCGACTCAGCACGAAGTGGCCATCGAGAATGCCGCGTGCGGCGTCGACGATCGGATCGTTCTGGTCATCGCCTTCGGCGAGCACGGTATAGAACGCGGTGATCGAACCGCCGCCCGGCAAGCCATTGCCAGCGCGCTCGACCAGCTTCGGCAACTGCGCGAACACCGAGGGCGGATAGCCGCGTGTCGCTGGCGGTTCACCGACGGCCAGGCCGATCTCGCGCAGTGCCTGCGCATAGCGGCTTAAAGAATCCATCAGCAGCAACACGTTCTTGCCCTGATCGCGAAACGCCTCGGCAATCGAGGTCGCCAGCCAGGCACCGCGTACGCGCGCCAAGGGCGAACGATCCGCAGGCGTAGCGACGACCACGGCGCGCTTCAGCGCTTCCGGGCCGAGCGCGTTGTCGATGAAATCGCGGACTTCACGGCCGCGTTCGCCGACCAGGCCAACGACGATGATGTCCGCCTGCGTATAGCGGGTCATCATGCCGAGCAAGGTCGATTTGCCGACGCCGGTGCCGGCGAACAAGCCGAGGCGCTGACCGCGGCCAACGGTCAGCAGCGCGTTGATCGCGCGCACGCCGACATCGAGCGGCTCCTTGATCGGCGCGCGGGCCAGCGGATTGATCGGCGTCGTGGTCGCCGCGCGACGTTCGCAGACCAGACGGCCGAGGCCATCGAGCGGTTCGCCTTCGCTGTCGAGCACGCGGCCGAGCAGACCTTCGCCGACCGGCACCCGCGGCATCCGCGCCATCGGGATGACTCTGGCATTCGGTTTCAGGCCGTGCATCTCGCCGGTCGGCATCAGATAGGTGCGGTCGCCGGAGAAGCCGACCACTTCCGCTTCGAGCATGCCGCCATCGGCGTTGACCACGCGGCAGCGGCTGCCGATCTGGCTCTGGCAGCCGACCGCTTCCAGGGTCAGGCCGACGACGCGCTTCAGCACGCCTTCGACGACCACCGAGCGTGAGTTGGCCGCGCGGTCGGCAGCCAGCGTCAAAGCCTTGGCGAGGCGGCTGTCACGGGCGGCAGTCAGGGCGGTCATTACCGCTCTCCGAGCAAGGCCTGGGCCACGGACGCGGCGCGGGTATCGAGCCGGGCGTCGATCTGCGCGGAGTCGGTGACGATGCGGCAATCACCGCGCATCAGTTCCTTGTCGGCCACCAGCTTCCAGCCGGCGTAGTCCTCGGGCAGGGTCAGGGTATCGCGCACCAGATCGGCATCGGCCGGGTGCAGATGGATGCGGGCATCGCGGGCCGGCACTGCCAGCGCGCCGATCGCTTCGCGGATGATGCCGGCGATCGCGGCCGGCTCCTGCACCAGCGTGGTCTGCGCCAGACGACGACCGACTTCCAGCGCCAGCGCGATCATCGTTCGCTCGACTTCGCCATCGAGATCCTTCAGCGGCCGCGACAGATGCTCGAACACCGCTTTCAGGCGATCGACCGCATCACGAATCTTCGCCGCGCCATCGGCATAACCTTGGGCCTGCGCTTCGGCATAGCCGCGCGCATAGCCGTCTTCGTAGGCGGTGCGTTCGAGCTGATCGAGATGATCGGCGCTGTGCGGTGGCGGCGGTGGCGAATCGGCAGGATCGGCAAACGTCGGCATCGCCCAGCGAGTGGCATCGCCGACGGTTTCCGCGCTCCAGTAGCCCTGTGGGTTCGACATCAGACGAAGGATTCGCCCTTGCCGCCCAGCATGATCTCGCCGGCGTCACCGAGACGGCGCGCCACGGCGAGGATTTCCTTCTGCGCCGATTCGACATCGGCGAGCCGCACCGGGCCTTTGGCTTCCATGTCCTCCACCAGCATGTCGGCGGCGCGCTTGCTCATGTTCTTCAGGAACTTGTCGCGGATCTTCGGATCGGCGCCCTTCAGCGCCAGGCCCAGCTGCTCGGTCTGGATATCGCGGAGCAGGGTCTGGATGCCGCGATCGTCGACGTCGGCCAAGTTGTCGAAGACGAACATCAGGTCCTGGATGCGAGTGCCAAGTTCGCTGTCGCTTTCGCTGATCCGCGCCACGATCGCCGTTTCCGACGCGGTATCCATCAAGTTCAGGATGCTCGCCGCGACCTTGACGCCGCCGACGCTCGAGGACTTCAGATTGGAGCCACCGGAGAACTGGCGTTCCATGATCTCGTCGAGTTCCTTGAGTGCGGCCGGCTGGATGCCGTCGAGCTTGGCGATGCGCATCAGCACGTCGCTGCGCATCCGCTCCGGCAACTGCAGTACCACTTCGGCGGCCTGATCGGGATCGAGATAGGCGAGCACGATGGCGACGATCTGCGGATGCTCGTTGCGCACCAGATCGGCGACCGCGCGAGTCTCCATCCACTTCAGCGCCTCCAGGCCCTTGGAGTTGCGGCCGAGCAGGATTCGATCGATCAGGCCGGAAGCCTTGTCCTCGCCGAGCGCGCCTACCAGCACGCGTCGCACGTAGTCATCGGCGCCGACACCGAGGCTGGTCTGGGTATCGAGTTCGGTGACGAAGTTCTCCAGCACTTCGGTGGCGCGCTCGCGCGAGACGTTGGTCAGCACCGCCATCGCCTGGCCAACCTTCTGCACGTCCTTGGCGCCCATGTGCCGGAGCACTTCGGCAGCTTCGGCTTCGCCGAGCGACATCAGCAGGATCGCCGCGCGCTCAGGTCCCGGAATGTCGTTTTTCATGACCGCGCTCATCCTTCGCTACCGATCCAGTTCTTGACCAGCTGCGCGACCCGCTTCGGATCCTGGGCCACCGCAGCGCGGGCCTGCACCAGCTTCTGTTCGTATACCTTCGGTACTTCCGGCGCGCTGCTCAGGCTCAGGCGATCGCCGAGCACTTCGCCGGTCATCTCGCCACCGACCGCGAGCTGCGCCTTGCGCTCGGCCATCTGTTCCAGCACGGCATCGACCGTGCGTGGTGCCGATGGCGACATCAGGCTTTTCAGCATCGGCCGCACCACCAGCAGCGCGATCAGCAGCACCACGAGTGCGCCAAGACCCTGGCGTGCGTAGTCGCGCATTTCCGGCTGCTGCCAGATCGGCAGCGGGGCGATCGGTGCCAGCGCTTCATTGGGCATGAAGGCGGCGTTCTGCACGGTCACGGTGTCGCCGCGCTTCTCGTCGAAGCCGACTGCTTCACGAACCAGCGCCTGCACCTTGGCGATCTCGGCATCGGTCAGCGCGGTCGGCACCAGCACACCCTTGTCGTTGGCCTTCGGCAGATTGTCGACCAGCACGGCGACCGACAGCCGCTGCACCTTGCCCGGCGATTTGCGGGTATGGCTGATGGTCTTGTCGAGCTCGAAATTGCGGGTGGCCGAACGGGTTTCGGTGGTCGGCGTGGTGCTCGCAGCCGTGCTGGCGACCGCTGTTGCCGGAGCACCCGGAACCGGCGCGCCATTGACCGTGTTCAACGGCACGGCCTGCGTGGGATTCGGCGGCTGGTTGGAGGTGGCGCCCGGGATGCCCTGGGCGGCACCGCCGGCACCATTGCGCGTCGCCTCCTCGCTGGTCTGCTCGCTGCGGATCGCCTGCGGGTTCGGGTTGTAGGCTTCGCGCGCTTCTTCGGTGACGCTGAAATCGACGTCGGCCGAGACCTGGGCGCTGACCCGGCCTGCGCCCATCATCGGCGCCAGCAACTGTTCGATGCGGCGCACGTAATCGGCTTCCACGCGGCGCGCAAAGCTGAACTGTTCGGAAGAAGCATCGGCCTCGCTATTGTTGCCGTCCCCAGTCAGCAGATGGCCGTACTGATCGATCACCGTGACGGCCGAGGGCTGCAGGTTCGGCACGCTCGACGCCACCATGTGGACGATCGACGCCACCTGCCCGGCTTCAAGCTGGCGGCCCGGATGCAGCTCCAGCAGCACCGACGCGCTGGCCTGATCGCGCGAGCGGGCAAACGCCGAAGGCTTCGGCAAGGCCAGATGGACGCGCGAGCTCTTGACCGACATCAGGCTGCCGATGGTCCGCGACAGCTCGGTTTCCAGGGCCAGCTGATAGCGCGCAGTTTCGATGAACTGGCTGGTGCCGAAGCCCTGTTCCTCGCGAATCATCTCCATGCCCAGCGATGAACCTTTCGGCAGCCCCTGCGAAGCCAGACGCAGGCGCGCTTCGTGAACCTTGTCGGCCGGCACGGTGACGCTGCCGCTCGCGCCATCAAGCTTGAATTCGATGCCGGCGGCGCGCAGCGCATCAGCCACTTCGGCGGAATCCTTCTCGCCAAGGTTGGGGTACAGCGGCGCCTGGTTCGGCTTCTGCGCCCAGAAGAACAGGGTGATGCCGGCGGCGATCGCCAGCGCGATACCGGCGATCGCCATCAGCTGGCGTACCGCCGGAAGATCCTGGAGCTTGCGGGAAGCGAATCCCGCGGGAAGGGCGATGTCAGCCATGGTCGTTTAGATTCTTGTGATCACAGCGGCATGTTCATGACGTCTTGGTAGGCAGATACCAGACGGTTGCGAACTTCGACCATGGCCTTGAACGAGACCTGGGATTTGGAGGTGGCGAGCATCACGCTGGCGAGATCGGTGTTCGGATCGCCCAGCTCGAACTTCTTCTGCAGCTCGCTGGCCTTGTTCTGGAGGCTTCCAACCGAGTCGATCGACGATTTCAGCATGGCGCCGAAACCGCCGGCGGCCTCGCTGCCGGCCTCCGTGGCCAGCGGCGCCGACGGGCGATTCGTCGCCTGCGTCTGCAGTGCGCGAATCTGGGAAAGCACCTGGCTGACGTCGATCGTGTTCATCCATCTTCACCTTGGGCTAGGCAGCACTTGAGGGCTGGTCTGCCAGCGTTCGAGCAAGACCTGTTCCACGGCGGGAGCACGCGAAAACCCCTGTAATCAGGCGGAATGGCGACAGATTTCCGACGCGAAACGGCGCGTCAAACCGAGCTTCCGCGCAGCTCTACCTTCGGTCGGCCAACGAGAATTGATCACTGTCAACCGTCATCAACGCCGCCCACACTCGCGCCGTCTGCAGTTGTGCCGGCATCGCCGGCCATGCTCCCAATAGAGAAATCGTGATGTCGCAATCTTCAGGAACAACCGCTGCTGGCGATGAGGCGCCGATCGCACCGACGGAGGTCGCGCGGCTACGCGAAGCACTGGCTCTCGCCCATGCCACGGTCGAAAGCAGCGAGCGGTTCAGCCGCCATGGCCTGCTGATGCAGGCGTTCATGGATGGCAGCGCTCAGCTCGCCTGGCTCAAGGACGAACGCGGCCGGCTGGTCTGGGCCAATCGCCACTGGTTCGAGCAATTCGGCGTCGACGAAAGCGCGGCGCTCGACAAGAGCGATTTCGAACTGTTTCCCGAAGCGGAAGCGCAGCGCATCCGCGCGCTCGATCTGGACGTGCTTGGCGGCCATGCGCCGCGGCACAGCATCGAAACGATGATCGGCCGCGATGGCCGCGAGTTGATCTGGCGGGTCACCCGTTTCCCGTTCCATGACGCCGCTGGCCAGCGCTACGTCGGCGGCTTGGCCGAGGACGACACCGAGCGCGTTCGCCAGCACGAGGTCGCCCATCGGCAGACGATCACCGACAACCTCACCGGGCTGCTGAATCGCAACGGTTTCGACGCGCAGGCCGAACCGGAATTGCTGCGCGCGCGGCGGCGCGGTTCGTCCTGCACCCTGGTCTGCATCGGGCTCGACGGCCTGGGCGGCGTCAACGAGCGCCTGGGCTCTGCCGCCAGCGACGCGCTGATCTCGCTGGCTTCAATGATCCTGCGCAAGAGCTTTCGCACCACCGACATCGTCGCCCGCATCGGCGACGACAGCTTCGCGATCCTGGCG
This window encodes:
- the fliG gene encoding flagellar motor switch protein FliG; the encoded protein is MPGPERAAILLMSLGEAEAAEVLRHMGAKDVQKVGQAMAVLTNVSRERATEVLENFVTELDTQTSLGVGADDYVRRVLVGALGEDKASGLIDRILLGRNSKGLEALKWMETRAVADLVRNEHPQIVAIVLAYLDPDQAAEVVLQLPERMRSDVLMRIAKLDGIQPAALKELDEIMERQFSGGSNLKSSSVGGVKVAASILNLMDTASETAIVARISESDSELGTRIQDLMFVFDNLADVDDRGIQTLLRDIQTEQLGLALKGADPKIRDKFLKNMSKRAADMLVEDMEAKGPVRLADVESAQKEILAVARRLGDAGEIMLGGKGESFV
- the fliE gene encoding flagellar hook-basal body complex protein FliE codes for the protein MNTIDVSQVLSQIRALQTQATNRPSAPLATEAGSEAAGGFGAMLKSSIDSVGSLQNKASELQKKFELGDPNTDLASVMLATSKSQVSFKAMVEVRNRLVSAYQDVMNMPL
- the fliF gene encoding flagellar basal-body MS-ring/collar protein FliF, translating into MADIALPAGFASRKLQDLPAVRQLMAIAGIALAIAAGITLFFWAQKPNQAPLYPNLGEKDSAEVADALRAAGIEFKLDGASGSVTVPADKVHEARLRLASQGLPKGSSLGMEMIREEQGFGTSQFIETARYQLALETELSRTIGSLMSVKSSRVHLALPKPSAFARSRDQASASVLLELHPGRQLEAGQVASIVHMVASSVPNLQPSAVTVIDQYGHLLTGDGNNSEADASSEQFSFARRVEADYVRRIEQLLAPMMGAGRVSAQVSADVDFSVTEEAREAYNPNPQAIRSEQTSEEATRNGAGGAAQGIPGATSNQPPNPTQAVPLNTVNGAPVPGAPATAVASTAASTTPTTETRSATRNFELDKTISHTRKSPGKVQRLSVAVLVDNLPKANDKGVLVPTALTDAEIAKVQALVREAVGFDEKRGDTVTVQNAAFMPNEALAPIAPLPIWQQPEMRDYARQGLGALVVLLIALLVVRPMLKSLMSPSAPRTVDAVLEQMAERKAQLAVGGEMTGEVLGDRLSLSSAPEVPKVYEQKLVQARAAVAQDPKRVAQLVKNWIGSEG
- a CDS encoding flagellar export protein FliJ, with translation MALSQVRLELLNLVAERNEDDAKALLAKAQARLAEQQALHGELQHYLEDYQSRLPVRPTPMLLENQRQFCGKLVEALNAQQAAIDAEQGRVAQANERWLAMRRELRITEHLQQQGDLEVRRTEEKASQREMDEFATVRHFAASQRS
- the fliI gene encoding flagellar protein export ATPase FliI, encoding MTALTAARDSRLAKALTLAADRAANSRSVVVEGVLKRVVGLTLEAVGCQSQIGSRCRVVNADGGMLEAEVVGFSGDRTYLMPTGEMHGLKPNARVIPMARMPRVPVGEGLLGRVLDSEGEPLDGLGRLVCERRAATTTPINPLARAPIKEPLDVGVRAINALLTVGRGQRLGLFAGTGVGKSTLLGMMTRYTQADIIVVGLVGERGREVRDFIDNALGPEALKRAVVVATPADRSPLARVRGAWLATSIAEAFRDQGKNVLLLMDSLSRYAQALREIGLAVGEPPATRGYPPSVFAQLPKLVERAGNGLPGGGSITAFYTVLAEGDDQNDPIVDAARGILDGHFVLSRAIADAGIYPALDIEASISRVANEVTPLDHQRRVRAFKQTVSTYQRNRDLINIGAYKPGTDPKVDAAMAMWPRIEAFLRQDVHEPSMFPASHAALQNLFPEVK
- a CDS encoding TldD/PmbA family protein gives rise to the protein MDRRDFLKRTSTSVGALMLPIYGNAVAAEVLATQADKAMRKTLADTALNAATKAGATYADARIGRYLRQFVITRETRVENVVNTESTGIGIRVIVNGTWGFAATSDLSPDAVAKAAQQAAAIAKANSKFQTAPVQLAPTKGLGEVSWATPIKKNAMEVPIKDKVELLLAVNNAALKAGADYINSMMFLVNEQKYFASTDNSYVDQDIHRIWTPMQVTAIDKKSGKFRTRSEMSAPMGMGYEYLDAKPSGKLKLPGGVIGYSSSYDMVEDAIAGAKQARAKLTARSVKPGKYDLVLDPSHLWLTIHESVGHPLELDRVLGYEANYAGTSFATLDKWKQKDFKYGSPAVTLFADKIQPTTLGAVGYDDEGVTTKRWDLVKDGVLVNYQAIRDQAYIIGEKESQGCCYADSWQSVQFQRMANVSLAPGKAKLGVEEMIKDVENGIYIIGDGSFSIDQQRYNAQFGGQLFYEIKDGKITEQIEDVAYQMRTPEFWGACAAICDDSDYRFGGSFFDGKGQPSQVSAVSHGSSTTRFNGINVINTARSLG
- a CDS encoding FliH/SctL family protein; amino-acid sequence: MSNPQGYWSAETVGDATRWAMPTFADPADSPPPPPHSADHLDQLERTAYEDGYARGYAEAQAQGYADGAAKIRDAVDRLKAVFEHLSRPLKDLDGEVERTMIALALEVGRRLAQTTLVQEPAAIAGIIREAIGALAVPARDARIHLHPADADLVRDTLTLPEDYAGWKLVADKELMRGDCRIVTDSAQIDARLDTRAASVAQALLGER
- a CDS encoding flagellar hook-length control protein FliK, encoding MSAGLSAMLSTSSIGGSRATARGDAATEPKDKGSPFADLLGAGPAASKAAASKEAKAAEEDKNSDDDRDEAGTAVPADAAPALPAWLQALRVPPPVSTLGDAQSDAADGSDAALAVLASAAGSGRPSQPIAEVPALPTSSDEATAFAAAIGAGLDAATPSAETVLTTAQNTSLDSALDALVIKADLPIVPVTAVTAERAPQAISVTPTSSSDAASSLLAAAPGTALDAYGEPLALDGLDAAVRLGERLRWLSEAGVQEARLQLHPRELGSIDVRIRVEQQTASVWFGADHPAARAALEASLPQLRERMAADGLQLGQAEIGGSAQFQSQEREAGGQGRPGTSSWSGAPGRLPDEPIPGHDRLVAAVARHRGLIDRYV
- a CDS encoding GGDEF domain-containing protein, producing MSQSSGTTAAGDEAPIAPTEVARLREALALAHATVESSERFSRHGLLMQAFMDGSAQLAWLKDERGRLVWANRHWFEQFGVDESAALDKSDFELFPEAEAQRIRALDLDVLGGHAPRHSIETMIGRDGRELIWRVTRFPFHDAAGQRYVGGLAEDDTERVRQHEVAHRQTITDNLTGLLNRNGFDAQAEPELLRARRRGSSCTLVCIGLDGLGGVNERLGSAASDALISLASMILRKSFRTTDIVARIGDDSFAILAPDSYGEVDVIRRRLQAAVAELSANPILEAQFDFRIGLLHCEPAGSESLAQLLELVDRQMTAAS